The following proteins are encoded in a genomic region of Anticarsia gemmatalis isolate Benzon Research Colony breed Stoneville strain chromosome 17, ilAntGemm2 primary, whole genome shotgun sequence:
- the ITP gene encoding ion transport peptide isoform X2, whose translation MHLSSIQLACAALVAVALGAAAPPSTSHHVARRSFFTLECKGVYDAAIFARLDRICDDCFNLFREPQLYTLCREKCFTTPYFKGCMESLYLYDEKDKIDQMIDFVGRR comes from the exons ATGCATCTAAGTTCGATCCAGTTAGCGTGCGCGGCACTGGTAGCGGTGGCGCTGGGAGCGGCCGCCCCCCCCTCGACCTCGCACCACGTGGCGCGCCGGTCCTTCTTCACGCTCGAGTGCAAGGGCGTCTACGATGCCGCTATCTTCGCCCGCCTCGACAGGATCTGCGACGACTGCTTCAACCTCTTTAGAGAACCACAGCTGTATACTCTGTGCAG GGAGAAATGCTTCACAACGCCCTATTTCAAGGGATGCATGGAGTCTTTGTACCTATACGACGAGAAGGACAAGATAGACCAGATGATCGACTTCGTCGGTCGTCGCTAA
- the ITP gene encoding ion transport peptide isoform X1 — protein sequence MHLSSIQLACAALVAVALGAAAPPSTSHHVARRSFFTLECKGVYDAAIFARLDRICDDCFNLFREPQLYTLCRKDCFTTDYFKGCVEVLQETDKLELFKEYIRTIHGADPGV from the exons ATGCATCTAAGTTCGATCCAGTTAGCGTGCGCGGCACTGGTAGCGGTGGCGCTGGGAGCGGCCGCCCCCCCCTCGACCTCGCACCACGTGGCGCGCCGGTCCTTCTTCACGCTCGAGTGCAAGGGCGTCTACGATGCCGCTATCTTCGCCCGCCTCGACAGGATCTGCGACGACTGCTTCAACCTCTTTAGAGAACCACAGCTGTATACTCTGTGCAG GAAAGACTGTTTCACGACAGATTACTTCAAGGGGTGCGTCGAGGTGCTACAAGAGACAGACAAGCTAGAACTTTTCAAGGAATATATAAGAACGATACACGGAGCCGATCCTGGGGTTTAG